One Verrucomicrobiota bacterium genomic window, GCCCTTGTAGCGCACCTTGAGCGTGCGCACGGCAAGGTTGACGACGAGCTCGCGTCGCTTGAGCGCTGTAGCCAGATCGAGCACGGCCGGCGGCCTCCCTGGGCGTGGTTGCTTGATCCGTGATCGTAACGGCCCGGCCGAAGGGAAGTCAACGCTGAGGTCGATTGCCCCCAGGCGAAGCGGCATTGGCGCTGGCCGGGCGAGCGAGGGAATGGCTGCGGTTTTTGATTGCGCGATGGTCGCGGGGATGCTAGCTTGGACGATATTATTATGACCGGAAGTCCAGCAGGATGGTCCTTGCCTATGGCGCGCGACTGGAAACGTGAGGTAATGGATGCGCGGCGAACGCCGTTCCCCGAGTACCCGCGCATAATCGCGCTCATCGAGACGGTGGCTGAGGGCGCCACGGGTAGCGAGCACCACAGCCACCCGTGGGCCGAGATGAACATCCTGCTCGAGGGGCGGGGCGTTTGGTGTGCCGGGGACGACGAGTTCGAGGTCAAGCAGGGCGATGCCTTCCTGCTTCTGCCCGGTACGCTTCATCACACCAAGTGGCCCGAGGGAACGGGATTCCGCGCTGGGACGATCGATTTCGAGATCGGGCCGACGCCCGAGGTCAGCACCCAGTCATCCGAATCGCGAGATCCGAACGCGCCGGGAGTCGGCGGGATGAAGACCTGGCTGCTCGAGGCGCTGATTGACCGGCCGTATCGCCGCGTCTCGTGGGACGCTTTCCCCGAGTGGTGGCAGCGATTCTGCGACGAGCAGGAAGCGCCCGCGGGGCGCTTCCGGGCGCTGCGTGTCGAGTCGGGCCTCCAGGAGGTGCTCGCCCGGTTCGCCGACCCGGACATCGAGCAACCCGACTGGCGGATGGCCGAGCGGCGTGGTCTCGATCGCGCGATGCGCTACATGGTGCGCAAGATGGCCGAGGGGCCGGTGACCGTGGCCGAGATGGCGCGCGTGGCCGGCATGTCGCGCTCCAAGTTCGCCGACCAGTTCCGCGAAGTGCTCGGCACGCCGCCGCATGCCTACGCGACCGCGCTGCGGATCTGGATGGCCGAGGCTGGCCTCGCCGGCAGCAACGCGAGCGCCGTCTCGATCTCCGAATCGCTTGGCTTCTCGTCGCCGCAGCATTTCTCGCGCGTGTTCAAGGCGACCACGGGCCTCACGCCGCAGGAATACCGTTCCCGGTGGGGCGCACCTTGGGTGCGCCATATGGGCGCCAAGCGCGGCCGAAAGCCGAAGGAAGCGCGACCGTAATCGCTCCTCAGACTCCCGGCAACAGCCACCACCTGCGGCCCACACGGGCCGCATCCTGCCACGCCATCGTCACGTCGGCAACGGAGCCGCGCACAGCCACCCGCTCCTCGCGCCATGTCCGGCGACGACGAGCGAGGTCGTGGTCCGGGTCGACGGCAAGAGACTCCTCACGTGATGTTCAGAGCAGCCGGAGGCACACGGCAAACTGGCTGTTCCTCCAACCGAGGCCGGCCGTCGTGCACGGCCGTGTCGGCGCTCAGCCCATCCTCTTCCAGACTGCCCGGATGGGGAGTGTGAGCATGCGCGTGTCACGCCTTCGGCGGTCTCCACGCCGAGAGCCTCGCGTTCGAGTGCGTGTCCGAGACGGCGCGCTCGCATGGTGCGGCTGGCCTCGTCGGGCGGACAGCACGGAGGCAGAAAAAAGGGCCGGAGTACCCGGGGAGAGCACTCCGGCCGGCAAAGCAGCTAAGCTCCGTGGCTCGCGGCCTTCTCTCGAAGGCCTCTGCTAAGCCAGAATGGAGGAAAGGGTTGTGTCCATTGTCTACCATATTCGTCTGTGTCGATCAATAGCATTATGTCCAAAAATCGTGCTCTGGCTTCAGATGATATAACAATTTCTGCTTGCACATCCGTCTGGTGTGTGCTATGGGGAGACTTGCACAATCCTTTGGACTGCCGTCAGCGGAGGCGCCGATGACACGACGAGACCAACGCGAGCTCATGGACGTTCGCCACGTCCCGTTCCCCGAGTAC contains:
- a CDS encoding helix-turn-helix domain-containing protein, which translates into the protein MARDWKREVMDARRTPFPEYPRIIALIETVAEGATGSEHHSHPWAEMNILLEGRGVWCAGDDEFEVKQGDAFLLLPGTLHHTKWPEGTGFRAGTIDFEIGPTPEVSTQSSESRDPNAPGVGGMKTWLLEALIDRPYRRVSWDAFPEWWQRFCDEQEAPAGRFRALRVESGLQEVLARFADPDIEQPDWRMAERRGLDRAMRYMVRKMAEGPVTVAEMARVAGMSRSKFADQFREVLGTPPHAYATALRIWMAEAGLAGSNASAVSISESLGFSSPQHFSRVFKATTGLTPQEYRSRWGAPWVRHMGAKRGRKPKEARP